From a region of the Pieris brassicae chromosome 13, ilPieBrab1.1, whole genome shotgun sequence genome:
- the LOC123717658 gene encoding facilitated trehalose transporter Tret1-2 homolog isoform X1, with protein MCFVMIEILTEFIKRRVAAARVGERRTRTMLASIKGFWKVCRYGDLYMVLAALAAQSINISVGFCQGFSAVLLPQYTHEYPQISYEQSSWIASLGVISNPIGALLGGMMVDAVGRKLLLQSIVLPNLVGWLVIAFSETYIFLCVGRFITGFTIGMSTVSYIYVAEITTAEKRGVLSALGPGLVSTGIFIVYSLGSFVHWRKVAAICAAVSLLTPFLMYFAPESPLWLASKGQMKEAYSAMFWLRQNNNTAQQELMEFTKDRKSDEEMTFRQKLALFKRRSVLKPFALLIGFFLFQEMSGIYVILYYAVDFFKSVGTSVNEFTASIIVGGVRVFMGAVGACLINSFRRKTLAATSGLLLGITMLGAAICDSLQGPPLVKLACVLLHVSVSMVGFLQLPWIMSGELYPQDIRGVMSGATACCAYMLIFFNIKTYPQLEYYLTSNGTLYLFGICALLGAAYCYLFLPETKGKSLTEIMKQFNDDKKEADPEIGCEKKATVEGNVVQRRHSAGAAVCLEKSNNLFDNRWNHDKTVEQCE; from the exons GAGGGTAGCGGCGGCGCGGGTAGGCGAGCGTCGCACGCGCACCATGCTTGCTAGCATCAAGGGCTTCTGGAAGGTGTGCCGCTATGGAGACCTCTATATG GTTTTGGCGGCGTTGGCAGCGCAGTCTATCAACATATCAGTCGGGTTTTGTCAAGGCTTCTCCGCGGTTCTGCTGCCCCAGTACACGCATGAATATCCACAGATATCTTACGAACAAAGCTCATGGATTG CGAGCTTGGGTGTGATATCAAATCCAATTGGTGCGCTACTTGGTGGGATGATGGTTGATGCAGTAGGTCGAAAGCTTCTCCTGCAGTCAATAGTCCTACCTAACCTTGTGGGCTGGCTTGTCATCGCCTTCTCGGAGACTTACATCTTTCTTTGTGTTGGGAGGTTCATCACAGGATTTACTATAG GCATGTCAACGGTCTCATACATCTACGTAGCGGAGATCACAACAGCGGAAAAACGTGGTGTATTAAGCGCTTTAGGTCCTGGATTGGTCTCCACTGGAATATTTATAGTGTACTCCCTGGGATCATTTGTCCATTGGCGAAAAGTCGCTGCCATATGCGCCGCTGTCTCCCTTCTCACACCGTTCCTCATGTATTTTGCGCCAGAGTCACCTCTGTGGCTCGCCTCCAAAGGGCAGATGAAGGAGGCCTACAGTGCCATGTTCTGGCTTCGGCAGAACAACAACACCGCTCAGCAGGAGCTCATGGAGTTCACCAAAGACCGCAAGAGCGACGAGGAAATGACGTTTCGCCAAAAACTTGCGCTCTTCAAACGCCGGAGTGTGCTCAAGCCGTTTGCATTACTCATTGGTTTCTTCTTGTTCCAAGAGATGTCAGGGATATATGTGATACTATACTACGCTGTGGACTTCTTCAAGTCCGTTGGTACGAGCGTAAATGAGTTCACCGCTTCCATTATAGTAGGAGGAGTACGTGTATTCATGGGAGCCGTTGGCGCGTGTTTAATTAACAGCTTCAGACGTAAAACATTGGCTGCAACATCCGGGTTACTTCTCGGTATAACAATGCTTGGTGCTGCTATATGCGACTCGTTACAGGGACCACCGCTCGTGAAGCTGGCGTGCGTCCTACTCCACGTATCAGTCAGTATGGTCGGCTTCCTACAGCTGCCATGGATCATGTCGGGGGAGCTCTATCCGCAGGACATCCGTGGCGTCATGTCCGGGGCTACGGCATGTTGCGCGTACATGTTAATCTTCTTCAACATAAAGACATACCCTCAGCTCGAGTACTACCTCACAAGTAATGGGACATTGTACCTATTTGGCATCTGTGCGTTGCTGGGTGCAGCATACTGCTATTTGTTCCTACCAGAGACGAAAGGGAAGAGTTTGACTGAGATTATGAAGCAATTTAACGATGATAAAAAAGAGGCAGATCCGGAGATAGGATGCGAGAAGAAGGCAACAGTTGAGGGCAATGTGGTGCAGCGGCGGCATAGCGCCGGGGCTGCCGTGTGCCTTGAAAAAAGCAATAACTTGTTTGACAACAGGTGGAACCACGATAAGACTGTTGAGCAATGCGAATGA
- the LOC123717658 gene encoding facilitated trehalose transporter Tret1-2 homolog isoform X2 — protein sequence MLASIKGFWKVCRYGDLYMVLAALAAQSINISVGFCQGFSAVLLPQYTHEYPQISYEQSSWIASLGVISNPIGALLGGMMVDAVGRKLLLQSIVLPNLVGWLVIAFSETYIFLCVGRFITGFTIGMSTVSYIYVAEITTAEKRGVLSALGPGLVSTGIFIVYSLGSFVHWRKVAAICAAVSLLTPFLMYFAPESPLWLASKGQMKEAYSAMFWLRQNNNTAQQELMEFTKDRKSDEEMTFRQKLALFKRRSVLKPFALLIGFFLFQEMSGIYVILYYAVDFFKSVGTSVNEFTASIIVGGVRVFMGAVGACLINSFRRKTLAATSGLLLGITMLGAAICDSLQGPPLVKLACVLLHVSVSMVGFLQLPWIMSGELYPQDIRGVMSGATACCAYMLIFFNIKTYPQLEYYLTSNGTLYLFGICALLGAAYCYLFLPETKGKSLTEIMKQFNDDKKEADPEIGCEKKATVEGNVVQRRHSAGAAVCLEKSNNLFDNRWNHDKTVEQCE from the exons ATGCTTGCTAGCATCAAGGGCTTCTGGAAGGTGTGCCGCTATGGAGACCTCTATATG GTTTTGGCGGCGTTGGCAGCGCAGTCTATCAACATATCAGTCGGGTTTTGTCAAGGCTTCTCCGCGGTTCTGCTGCCCCAGTACACGCATGAATATCCACAGATATCTTACGAACAAAGCTCATGGATTG CGAGCTTGGGTGTGATATCAAATCCAATTGGTGCGCTACTTGGTGGGATGATGGTTGATGCAGTAGGTCGAAAGCTTCTCCTGCAGTCAATAGTCCTACCTAACCTTGTGGGCTGGCTTGTCATCGCCTTCTCGGAGACTTACATCTTTCTTTGTGTTGGGAGGTTCATCACAGGATTTACTATAG GCATGTCAACGGTCTCATACATCTACGTAGCGGAGATCACAACAGCGGAAAAACGTGGTGTATTAAGCGCTTTAGGTCCTGGATTGGTCTCCACTGGAATATTTATAGTGTACTCCCTGGGATCATTTGTCCATTGGCGAAAAGTCGCTGCCATATGCGCCGCTGTCTCCCTTCTCACACCGTTCCTCATGTATTTTGCGCCAGAGTCACCTCTGTGGCTCGCCTCCAAAGGGCAGATGAAGGAGGCCTACAGTGCCATGTTCTGGCTTCGGCAGAACAACAACACCGCTCAGCAGGAGCTCATGGAGTTCACCAAAGACCGCAAGAGCGACGAGGAAATGACGTTTCGCCAAAAACTTGCGCTCTTCAAACGCCGGAGTGTGCTCAAGCCGTTTGCATTACTCATTGGTTTCTTCTTGTTCCAAGAGATGTCAGGGATATATGTGATACTATACTACGCTGTGGACTTCTTCAAGTCCGTTGGTACGAGCGTAAATGAGTTCACCGCTTCCATTATAGTAGGAGGAGTACGTGTATTCATGGGAGCCGTTGGCGCGTGTTTAATTAACAGCTTCAGACGTAAAACATTGGCTGCAACATCCGGGTTACTTCTCGGTATAACAATGCTTGGTGCTGCTATATGCGACTCGTTACAGGGACCACCGCTCGTGAAGCTGGCGTGCGTCCTACTCCACGTATCAGTCAGTATGGTCGGCTTCCTACAGCTGCCATGGATCATGTCGGGGGAGCTCTATCCGCAGGACATCCGTGGCGTCATGTCCGGGGCTACGGCATGTTGCGCGTACATGTTAATCTTCTTCAACATAAAGACATACCCTCAGCTCGAGTACTACCTCACAAGTAATGGGACATTGTACCTATTTGGCATCTGTGCGTTGCTGGGTGCAGCATACTGCTATTTGTTCCTACCAGAGACGAAAGGGAAGAGTTTGACTGAGATTATGAAGCAATTTAACGATGATAAAAAAGAGGCAGATCCGGAGATAGGATGCGAGAAGAAGGCAACAGTTGAGGGCAATGTGGTGCAGCGGCGGCATAGCGCCGGGGCTGCCGTGTGCCTTGAAAAAAGCAATAACTTGTTTGACAACAGGTGGAACCACGATAAGACTGTTGAGCAATGCGAATGA
- the LOC123717659 gene encoding protein mab-21, producing the protein MLVPPEMMAAQSKLVYQMNKYYSERVASRKAQIAKTIHEVCRIVQDVLKEVELQEPRFISSLTDYNGRFDGLEVVSPHEFEIIIYLNQMGVLNFVDDGSLPGCAVLKLSDGRKRSMSLWVEFITASGYLSARKIRSRFQTLVAQACDKCSYRDCVKMIAETTEVKLRIRERYIVQITPAFKCAGLWPRSAAHWPLPTIPWPHPNIVAEVKTEGFDLLSKECLTLQGKNSAMEGDAWVLSFFEAENRLLQGGCRRKCLSILKTIRDRHLELPGNPVTCYHMKTLLLYECEKHPREHEWDEAALADRINGIFLQLISSLQCRRCPHYFLPHVDLFKGKSPTAMENAAKQVWRLTREMLTNSRAFEKL; encoded by the coding sequence ATGCTGGTGCCACCGGAGATGATGGCGGCGCAGTCAAAGCTCGTCTACCAAATGAACAAGTACTACAGCGAGCGCGTCGCCAGCCGCAAGGCCCAAATTGCCAAAACCATCCACGAGGTGTGCCGCATCGTTCAGGATGTGCTCAAGGAAGTGGAGCTGCAGGAGCCGCGGTTCATATCCTCATTAACGGACTACAATGGCCGCTTCGACGGCCTCGAAGTGGTCTCACCTCACGAGTTCGAGATCATCATCTACCTCAACCAGATGGGGGTACTAAACTTCGTGGATGACGGCTCTTTACCTGGATGTGCTGTGCTCAAACTGAGCGATGGTCGCAAGCGGTCGATGTCTCTATGGGTTGAGTTCATTACAGCTTCCGGATACCTCTCAGCGCGCAAGATCCGCTCCCGATTCCAGACGTTGGTGGCACAGGCCTGTGACAAGTGTTCCTATCGCGACTGTGTCAAGATGATAGCCGAGACCACAGAGGTTAAGCTCCGGATCCGTGAGCGCTATATTGTGCAAATTACACCAGCCTTCAAGTGTGCCGGATTGTGGCCGCGTTCAGCTGCCCACTGGCCGCTTCCTACCATTCCCTGGCCGCATCCTAACATTGTGGCCGAAGTCAAGACTGAGGGTTTCGATCTCCTATCTAAAGAGTGTCTCACTTTACAAGGCAAAAATTCAGCTATGGAGGGTGACGCGTGGGTACTTAGCTTCTTCGAGGCGGAGAACCGGCTCCTACAGGGCGGATGCCGTCGCAAATGTCTGAGCATTTTGAAGACCATACGCGACCGGCATCTCGAGCTGCCAGGGAACCCAGTCACGTGTTACCACATGAAGACATTGCTATTATACGAGTGCGAGAAGCATCCGCGTGAACACGAATGGGATGAAGCGGCTCTGGCCGATCGAATAAATGGGATCTTCTTGCAGTTGATCTCTTCGCTTCAGTGCCGCCGTTGTCCACATTACTTTTTGCCCCATGTTGATCTGTTCAAGGGGAAATCGCCTACCGCTATGGAGAACGCTGCCAAGCAGGTGTGGCGCCTAACAAGAGAGATGCTGACAAATTCGCGAGCTTTCGAAAAGCTGTGA